A part of Oryctolagus cuniculus chromosome 4, mOryCun1.1, whole genome shotgun sequence genomic DNA contains:
- the CLDND1 gene encoding claudin domain-containing protein 1, protein MGGDRLENKTSVSVASWSSLNARMDNRFATAFVIACVLSLISTIYMAASIGTDFWYEYRSPVQENSSDWNKSIWEDFISDEADEKTYNDALFRYNGTMGLWRRCITVPKNTHWYSPPERTESFDVVTKCVSFTLNEQFMEKFVDPGNHNSGIDLLRTYLWRCQFLLPFVSLGLMCFGALIGLCACICRSLYPTIATGILHLLAGLCTLGSVSCYVAGIELLHQKLELPENVSGEFGWSFCLACVSAPLQFMASALFIWAAHTNRKEYTLMKAYRVA, encoded by the exons ATGGGCG GTGATAGACTAGAGAACAAGACCTCTGTCTCCGTAGCATCCTGG AGCAGTCTGAATGCCAGAATGGATAACCGTTTTGCTACAGCATTTGTAATTGCTTGTGTGCTTAGCCTCATTTCCACCATCTACATGGCAGCCTCAATTGGCACAGACTTTTGGTATGAGTATCGAAGTCCAGTTCAAGAGAATTCAAGTGATTGGAATAAAAGCATCTGGGAAGACTTCATTAGTGATGAGGCAGATGAAAAGACTTACAACGATGCACTTTTCCGATACAACGGCACAATGGGATTGTGGAGACGGTGTATCACCGTACCCAAAAACACACATTGGTACAGTCCGCCAGAAAGGACAG agtcaTTTGACGTGGTTACAAAATGCGTAAGTTTCACACTAAATGAACAGTTCATGGAGAAATTTGTTGATCCCGGAAACCACAATAGTGGAATTGATCTACTTCGGACCT ATCTTTGGCGTTGCCAGTTCCTCTTACCTTTTGTGAGTCTGGGTTTGATGTGCTTTGGGGCTTTGATTGGACTTTGTGCCTGTATCTGCCGAAGCTTGTATCCCACCATTGCCACAGGCATTCTCCATCTCCTTGCAG GTCTTTGTACACTGGGCTCAGTAAGTTGTTATGTTGCTGGAATTGAACTACTGCATCAGAAACTTGAGCTGCCTGAGAATGTGTCTGGTGAATTTGGATGGTCCTTCtgcctggcttgcgtctcagctccCTTACAGTTCATGGCTTCTGCCCTCTTCATCTGGGCTGCTCACACCAACCGGAAAGAGTACACCTTAATGAAGGCGTATCGTGTGGCGTGA